Sequence from the Cucumis sativus cultivar 9930 chromosome 1, Cucumber_9930_V3, whole genome shotgun sequence genome:
AGACTCTTTGTTTGGCCAAGTTCAGATTTCCCCAATGATGGAAACTCGAATGTGTAGGTTGGCTACCTTTTGGAGGTAGAAAGAAATTACAAGTACTTGTTGATCTGGGAAATAATGATATAGATTTCTCCTAAAAGTTTGAGAAAAATCAGCATTCATTAATTTTCCAAATCATGTTGTGGAATGAGAAATATTCCAAGTCAAAGATAATCAACTCCTCAGAGGTTGGCAGGAGTGGTTCAAAATAAGAGATTAGAAGCTTCTACATTTTGggagaggaaagaaaaagtagtggAATTGAACTTCAATTCTATCTTGGTGGTTTCTTTGGACACTgatctcttttcattatttcaatgaGAACTCTCATTTCTTGTTCACATAATATAAATGAATTCATTTGGATTTAAAATCACAGGGAAAAAAGATCATAACACAACCACTTTTCCAAGTGCAGCATTTTATTATGCCTCCAagtacacattttttaaatcctTTAGTTTATATCATTCATCGTCCGTAAAATATATTCATCCTTGTTGCAGGTGAATGGTAAATTTACAAGTGACCAGTCGCTGATATATAATGTAAGTAACGTCTTCAAATTACTGTTCCCTTGGCATAAGGATTagttaccttttctttttttttcccctttgctttcctattttctcttttagacTTATGGATGTAAATTTGTTGCCCTTTGTTGCAGGCTGTCCTCAAGGCTCATGATGCTGTTATATTAGTTATGAAACCTGGAATAAACTGGGTTGAAATGCACAAGTAGGCTTTATTTAGATACCGTcttgctttttcttttgtgcATATAAGATAGTTTGAGGAGTAAATTGTAGATAGTGAAGAAAAGATCtaaatgactatttttttacTGAGAATTTTGGATACATAAATCTAGCTTGTCTACTTATTGTGATAGATAAAATTCCATTGTGATTAAACTTTTTCATTCCTTAGATTAGATACATACATTTTTTGCTGGGTTGACTtagttgttattattatgtgAAAACGGTAAAGTAACTTCACTAATTAAGATGGTAAAGGCCTTCGAGTTTTTTTGAATAAGTATATGTTATAAGGTCAAATAATTGGTCTTGTGAGGTTTGTTGAGCTCCTCGTAAGTAAATGCATATGCAAATTAAcattaaagaaacaaacaaacaaatgtgGTTGcattttaaatgtgattttacTTTCTGGGGCATGCCTTATTTTTTAGCCCGTCATCAAATTGACATTGttttaacatataattattatcatcttgacatttttatttatggttcgTACATCTTGTCAATGTTTGTAAAATGCTTTCTTATTGAAATTCTTTCTAAATACCAGATTAGCCGAGAAGATTATTCTTGAGTCATTGATTGAGGGTTCTGTGCTTGTCGGGTACATTCTCCTCCTGACTTCACCCCAATccctatattttcttttcctttatgTTAGCAGTCTGCTTTCTATTGGAATTGGAGTAAGTTGTGATATACTTGTATTTTTTGTAGAGATGTAATGGACATGATGGCTGCGCGTCTCGGGGCTGTTTTCATGCCACACGGTTTGGGACATTTCCTTGGTATCGATACTCATGATCCTGGAGGTTTCTTGCAGGTTCTAGTGGATGATTAGTTGCTTCAtgttctttctctcttcttcacaTGTGTTCACACGCACACAAACAAATACACAtacttaagaaaaagaagtgaaaaaacGGTTAAAAGGAGCacatagaaaaaagaaaagtatgaaTGGTTTGCAAATAGTTCTCTTTTGACTTATACCGTCTAGCATGTTTTTACAGGGTTTGGGAAGGCCGGAAGAACCGGGGCTAAGTTCTTTACGCACAGTTCGGGATCTTAAAGAAGGAATGGTTAGTTATAGCCATagcttttgattttcttttccctcaGTAATCACAAGTCACCATAAAAAATGTTCCTTAGGTTACCTTTCGGTATCAGTGTTGAGAGTGAGATGCAATTATCTGATACAACCTAAATATACTGAATGAAAGATCAACGGTAATTGAATTACAAGATTAGCCACATGGTCGACGTACTTGGAAGTTGGGCCTGTCCAATCCTTAGATCTCTTTCAAGTCCTAAATCACCCACCaacatattttcttcctttccccTTCCCCACTCCCTCTGTCTATAACAAGGTACCATAACAACTTCTCTTACTAATTGCTAACTTTTCTTCAGTTGTATATAACTTATTTGAGGATAGGATCTTTGGAACGGTGTAGTGAAAGAAGTTATAGAAACGAATATTTTGCTTAAGAGCCAATTTAGAGAAAGAGGCATCCTAGCCAGAGGTTGAAGAAACtacgcttttttttttcttctttctttctttttccatctgttttttttaaaaatggaagcaAGTCTCTTCATTAAGTAATgaaatgagactaatgctcaaagtacaagagaaataTACAAAGAGCTTTAATCTCCAAGGGACCAAGAAACCGAAAATCAAACGAGGTCCAAGAGCTTAACAAAGTCCAAACAAGGCAGAAAAACAACCAAAGCTGCTATTAGAATTGAAATGCtgggaaagaaaacaaaagtgtGCCAAAAAACCATAACCATGATAAAAGTAATCTTTGAAATGCTTGAAGAAGATACATCTCAAGTGAATGAAACGAAAGAGCTGCACTATCTTGAATACAACCAAGGAACAACTGATGGTAATCTTTTGCACTATGTTACATAATTCGTTACTGTATGATTTCTATGTTCACTTCTAATCATTGCTAGTAGATGCTGGAACCAAGAATCCCTTTGTGCATTATATCTCAAAGAACATTTTGTGATTGAAGACTTAACATCATTATGTGTCGATTTCGTCTCAAAATTGATACATTTGGTAGATTGCATTTTAGGTTTAgacatttcattttcttgctAATTTGCAGGTCATCACTGTAGAGCCAGGATGCTACTTCATTGATGCATTACTAGACCCGGCCCTGAAGAATAGTAAAACCTCCAAGTTTTTCAACGTAGAAGCAGTGAACAAATTTAGAGGCTCCGGCGGTGTTCGAATTGAAAGTGATTTGGTACGCTATGCATTCTTCATTCCTTAAACGtctaattattacaatttgaTATATAGTATGTTGTTTTCATCCTTTTTTCATTAGGCAAAGTAGTTAACCATTTTCCTGCAATCTTTCTTAAACTTAGAGTTCACTTCTTAGCTAGATtccaaaaacataaacaattttcGAGCTTGactttgatttttgaaaaaaattggtatAGAGTAGAAAACATACAAGAAATTTAGAGGTAGAAAACCGAATAGTCATCGTTGCCTTAGAATTTTGTTTCGATTTCTTGGGTTTGATTGTACATTCAattcaatcttgttatttaaaaaatcaaatttagtttagCATCAATGTATGaacaatgaaaataaaattgcatACCATAGTCAATGGCTAGATATACAATAGTAGATATATACAAATCCTTCCGTAGCTACGTTTATAGGATCGGTTTTGGAGGTAAACTTTtctgaaaaaaagaaacaatatgcTATGGTTTTAACCataaaatgatgcaaaatacaTGAGTCTTTCTGTTTTGGGTTTTGCAGCTAGTCACTGCCAATGGGTGCAGAAACATGACCAATTGTCCTCGAGAAACATGGGAAATAGAGGCAGTTATGGCAGGATCCCCATGGCCGATTGTATCAAAATCCATCTCGATCTAGTAGTCGTCTACCATTATTTAAGAGTGTTGTATCGAAAAATATCAGTATTTATCTCTGCACACTCGAATTAGTCGTTCttctcttttagtttttaaaataaataatttgtcctgaatttgaatctaaaataaaaggacATTTGACTCTaggttttcctttttaattttaagctTTCGATGAATGACGGAGTCCCTGActtaacttttatttctaaatctGTCAATGTTACAGATTTGTAATCTTAAGTCTATGTTGAACTATTTGCTATGTTTATACCGTCGTTTCAAATTTAAGGCAGGTTTtgataaagttttaaataaattattttgttttttttgtttttttgtttctgtttttgaaaCTTGTCTATACACATTACTTActatccaaattttgaaaactaaaaaagcttttaaaagcttgtttttgttttcttaagtttaatatattgtgataaaaataaatttaagtgaACACAAAAAATCTCATGAGAAAACTCTCAATTATTTtaccaaaagtttaaatttaaaaatgaactaGGAATGAGTGTGATAGACGGACACAGGGTTATCAACTTATACTCATTGATGGGTGATGAGGGGTCAATTTTGAACCTTTTCGGATTAGAAAGTAACCTTGTCAATGTAATCAATTACGACATAATGGCTACAACATACATAACCAATTAATGGCCACAACATACATGCCAatgctaaaataattttaaaacctaattacaatttaactaatgctaaaataatttcaaaacctAATTACAATTTAACTCTATTgttattagaaataaaataatttaattttaaaacctaattacaatttaatttgttattagaAAGATTTAGATAAAAAACCTAAATCTACCGTGATTATGTAAATGATAATGTTCTAAATTATGACTTCGTATATTTTTAGAACgattatttttatcataattattaattacaaataactttcaaaaataaattcaaaatatttctttatttatattctacacaatttataatttccttaattattaatactaatatttgtatttactAATGGaatatttattacatttgcaataatttaaatatggtATAAATTATTATCCTACAtggtaataatattttttaattatactacaaaataattaagtttcaaGCACAAAacgaaagtttttttttctctcgaTCATCAATTCcgtatttcaaaaaattgtttcGTCTTTCTTTTCGATTTGCTAcataatatacatttattttcttttggtcatgttctttatattttatttaattttttattattcaattcaTCTACCTATCATGCTCAACAtagaatttttattaaatatttcgTAATtctaaatgataaatttatattttgtaatttgtcacatactttttcatgttttgtgattttttcttaatgcATTTATATATCACTTGTATACACATGTTATGTATTCGATCgatattttttatgtgatttgttacgtatattaaataataatgttatctTTCAATATATTCAGTATATTCCAATGTATTTCAAATACgaaatataaattcttactGACCCTAAATTTttgccaatttttttttcaaaaatcattgTACCTCACCCTATTAGAAGAAGGAACCTTTTACTATAATTACgtgaaatatatgaaaaatagattGAAAAGTGGGATAGAGATCGagaacattttttgaacaaaatcacaaaaataaaaataattaattcaattttttattataattaaacacttaccctatttatttaagatatttaataaatgcaaatatcaacacaaattcattttttttaatattattaataataatgatgggTAAATTGTtcattgatttaaattttgtgtaaaatattagtatattttttaaaattttggaaaatttagattaatatTGTCAAAGACCCTTGTTATTATGtcatcattttattaaaattttccttaaatctctttaacaaattatagttactaaaataaaataaaataaaaacgtatgaccctatttttaaaagaaccgttttgatttatatttattagttttagtCCAACTATCtgttcattttctaaatttcattattttacattttctataaaagttaatttcatattataacttttgttatttacaataagtttattttttcttaaaaaaataaagtttttcttttgatgtgtaggtataaaaaaaaattaaaatatttaccaaatataaaaacttttcaatttctataaataaatttatactaatagacttatatcataaaagaagattatttaatagaaaatttatcaaaaataggaaatctaatcaaatatatattataatatattttataaatatttttaattgaattttatatatatgaaatattttttaagataaaaaataaattaaaatatgtcgAAGCAAACAACcaaattttggattcaatCAAGTTCtaatataaatgaatatatagaatttaaaaattttggtaggttaaatattttgtaaaatttggtATTTGTAAaggaaaatggtaaaaaagaaaaagaagaatatctTCGTCCCCAAAATTTGCAAAGGTGAGAGTTTTGGGTTCAAATTCCGCTGCTTTAAAAGCACTTCAAAAACTCTCTCGCCGCAGACATTAAGCTCTACACCACCAAAAATCACTTCCTTTAAACCCTTCATCTCAAAAACCCTAATCCCTTACTTCTACTCTTCAACTACTCCATCATGGGTCGCCGGAGATCTGACAATCACTCTCCGACCACCCTCAACGGCTTGCCTCAGCCTCAGGGTTCGAAGATTTGCTTCGAAGACGACGACGACGAAGCTCCGGTTGAAGAAACCACTGAAAGCTCCAACTTCGACGAATCCATGTGCGACGCCGCCGACGACTCAAACAGAGTCATTGAAGATACCGCGTGTGAGCCCGGCCAGTCCTTCAATGATAAAGACGATAAAACCAGCGCTGATTATTACTTCGATTCCTACTCTCATTTCGGTAATACTTAGATTCTTCCTTGTGATTGATTATGActtgttggtttcttttttttcttttttgttatgtaTATTCAAGTATTATTCTGAGAGTAGAAGCTGATTGctctttgtgttttttttttttttttcgttttgcTTGTGCAGGTATTCACGAAGTAAGTTCGTCCTACATTGATTTGAACCTGAACAGCTAAACTCATTTTcatgttgttttgttttgttttgttttgattccACCTGCTCAAATCTGTAgcatgatttttttgtttatctctGCAGGAAATGTTGAAGGATACAGTTAGAACTAAGACTTATCAAAAtgtaatttatcaaaataagtttttatttaaaaataaagtagttCTTGATGTGGGAGCAGGAACTGGGATTTTGTCACTATTTTGTGCCAAGGCAGGAGCTGCCCATGTTTATGCTGTAAGTATGGGAATTCTTATGGGATGTCAATGCGGGTGCtgtttttccccctttttctttggtttattcttttagttttctgTTTACAGGTCGAGTGCTCCCATATGGCCGACATGGCTAAAGAGATTGTTGAAACAAATGGATTTTCCAATGGTATTTTTCTTAGATCTCTTGTtcactatttttcttcttgtactTTGTTGTGATATCATGGAATTGTCTTCTCCAATttacttattttcatttatttgtgGCAGTTATAACTGTTTTGAAAGGGAAGGTTGAAGAAATCGAACTTCCCGTTGCCAAAGTAGACATAATTATCTCAGAATGGATGGGATACTTCTTGTTGTTTGAGAATATGTTAAATACAGTTCTATATGCTCGTGATAAGTGGCTTGTAAGTATTTTGTGGTTCTATTGAGATTTTAGCACTAGTAATCTGTCTGAAGAATGTAATGAAAGACAAatggataattttttattttttagcttTATGTATGGCTTTTTATGCTACACTTGAATTTCGATGCATCTGAATTTTTGCAACACTTTAATGGCTAGATGTGGGATGTTCAGCTGGTCCCTAATATTCACACATGTTATTTTGGTTTCTGTAATGCCAGGTTGATGATGGTATTGTATTACCAGACAAAGCTTCTCTACATTTAACAGCTATTGAGGACGCAGATTATAAAGAAGACAAGATTGAGTGTGAGTTCATTTATATGTGATACTACTATAAGTTGGTGTATCCTATCTCCTCAAGTTGTTTTATTTAACCCATCCACGTACACTTTGCATTCATTTATGTTGCTATAAATGTTATTTGATTTGCTCAACTGTACATGTTGCATTTATTTTGACATAGTTTCCCTGTTCATTTGCTTGTTAAAATAGTTTGGAATAGCGTATATGGGTTTGATATGAGCTGCATCAAAAAGCAAGCCTTGGTGGAGCCTCTGGTGGACACTGTTGACCAGAATCAAATTGTTACAAACTGTCAGCTACTTAAGGTGAAAACCAAACACTTTGACCAAAGACTGATTTAAAGTTCAATCTTCAATATTTCCGTTGGACATGAGCATTCCTTTGCTTCTTGCATCACATCTTGAagtttcaacttttcaaaaaattagaacacccttcccccccccccccccccccccccccctttTTTTTGCTTAATCTTATCAAAAGCAAGTTTTGTCTTCGTTTCTTTAAGATTCTTCAAATACTGCAATATCATCCTAGTTTCGGATCATTTGGACCATGTAGTAAATGTTGAGAATCATGTATGCAACAAATGATATGCATATTACACTAGCTTATGCCTTTTAGTTTACCTGTTCTCTTAGCCCTGTTGTTTTCATTCACACAGACAATGGATATATCAAAAATGGCACCTGGTGATGCTTCCTTTACTGCTCCATTCAAGCTTGTAGCAGAACGTGATGATTACATCCATGCTCTTGTAGCCTACTTTGATGTTTCTTTCACCAAATGCCATAAGTTGACGGGATTCTCAACTGGTAAATTTCTGCATTTGCTACTTAAGTGTCCTTTGCTTGACATCGTTTTAGTTGATTTTGGACCTCTTTGATAgcgtttttcattttttttttttttgggttttttaatcattaaatATGTAAACTGTGTTTGATAAATGTCttttaaagtgaaaaaatatcatgaacataacaaaaaaagaatttctgcattttttaaaaaacgaatGTAAAACTTTTACATGAAAGCAACTTTTGAAGTAAAtgtaaataactttttatgtaaatgacaaaactattgaaaatatttacctaAGAGTTTGATAGCGTTTTGGAAGAGGTCTCATACGATGAGGATCCTTCACTTGGGTTGGTAGAGTCTAAGTTAGGTTAGGGTGCTTGAGGTGTAAAGCTACACGTTATCTAGCATTGGTAGAATTTGAAGTTTATCTAGCATTGGTAGAATTTGAAGTTTATCTAGCATTggtagaatttgaaattttgttatgttttataaatattttggttcattttaccGAAAACGTCCCTAtttattatgcattttttaattaaaaattgataagtATCTAAGTTTGTTTTCCAATGAACAAACTGgcaaacagaaacaaaaaattgtagtTTCTGAAAAAAATAAGTGAAATTAGAAACAAGAATCTTTACGACAATCTTGCTACTAAACCTCCCAATTTTAGCTTGATAGTTGATGAAACATTCTACTATATCATGTTATAGGTCCAAGATCAAGGTCTACACATTGGAAGCAAACAGTCCTATACTTGGAAGATGTCATCACAATTTGTGAGGGCGAGTCTATAACTGGGAGTTTGAACGTTGCTCCAAACAAGAAGAATCCT
This genomic interval carries:
- the LOC101206668 gene encoding protein arginine N-methyltransferase 1.1; its protein translation is MGRRRSDNHSPTTLNGLPQPQGSKICFEDDDDEAPVEETTESSNFDESMCDAADDSNRVIEDTACEPGQSFNDKDDKTSADYYFDSYSHFGIHEEMLKDTVRTKTYQNVIYQNKFLFKNKVVLDVGAGTGILSLFCAKAGAAHVYAVECSHMADMAKEIVETNGFSNVITVLKGKVEEIELPVAKVDIIISEWMGYFLLFENMLNTVLYARDKWLVDDGIVLPDKASLHLTAIEDADYKEDKIEFWNSVYGFDMSCIKKQALVEPLVDTVDQNQIVTNCQLLKTMDISKMAPGDASFTAPFKLVAERDDYIHALVAYFDVSFTKCHKLTGFSTGPRSRSTHWKQTVLYLEDVITICEGESITGSLNVAPNKKNPRDIDIVLKYSFNGRRSTISKTQHYKMR